A stretch of Cicer arietinum cultivar CDC Frontier isolate Library 1 chromosome 5, Cicar.CDCFrontier_v2.0, whole genome shotgun sequence DNA encodes these proteins:
- the LOC101499348 gene encoding uncharacterized protein, translating to MINKKNRQSQVGHNVHSGGSITAREHVKKMRVELNREPTNFEVYERHHRPKGKPDEWFNEKQAKIAEMYQTLMFEKQSHNGEGSSQLSDNSIYMEVVGGINKKGRIFGLGSQAATIKAFIKSSSTDCDVSSEKVVAMEAKIEALTIELEQKNLEQEIIQKKMAHWERMFESIMPHCNQNSTLQSEGEGDNGNEDIGDDMDDNLMH from the exons AtgattaataagaaaaataggCAATCTCAAGTTGGACACAATGTGCATAGTGGAGGATCCATAACTGCGAGAGAACATGTCAAAAAAATG AGGGTGGAATTGAATAGAGAACCAACCAATTTTGAGGTTTACGAGCGACATCATAGGCCAAAAGGGAAACCAGATGAGTGGTTTAATGAAAAACAGGCAAAGATAGCT GAAATGTACCAAACTCTAATGTTTGAGAAACAATCTCATAATGGCGAGGGTAGTAGCCAACTGTCTGATAATAGTATATACATGGAAGTTGTTGGAGGCATAAACAAGAAAGGACGCATATTTGGATTAGGATCTCAAGCTGCAACAATCAAAGCATTCATAAAATCATCGTCTACAGATTGTGATGTATCATCAGAAAAAGTTGTTGCTATGGAAGCTAAGATTGAAGCTTTAACGATTGAACTTGAACAAAAGAATCTTGAACaagaaattattcaaaaaaagaTGGCGCATTGGGAGCGGATGTTTGAGAGTATTATGCCTCATTGTAATCAAAATTCTACACTTCAATCAGAAGGAGAAGGTGATAATGGAAATGAAGATATTGGTGATGATATGGATGATAACCTTATGCACTGA